A single Mixta calida DNA region contains:
- a CDS encoding MFS transporter encodes MAAYTPVSRLTFRHLMFPLSLVLFEFATYIAHDMIQPGMLLVTSEFHVGAEWVSTSLTAYLIGGILLQWLLGPLSDKYGRRPVMLAGVLFFIVCCAMTHWVASIEQFVALRFFQGASLCFIGAVGYAAIQEAFDEARSVRIMALMANVALLAPLAGPLAGAAFLTVGDWRTMFWLFALLAAVALIGLWRAMPETAGDRSVSISLKSLGRAYLALARDRQVMSGSLAIGLVFIPILAWVALSPVILIHDEGLTRMDYALLQLPVFLAMIAGNLTLSRLASRLPIEGPLRFGAWPILAGLMLATLTSIIDRHSYLWLTAGLSIYAWGAGMVNAGLYRLTLFSSTAGKGSVAAMLGMVSILAFALGIELSKYGYFHGGAAWFSLINLASGLLWLVLVTAFLRERKRRSKIDPA; translated from the coding sequence ATGGCTGCATATACCCCGGTTTCCCGCCTGACCTTCAGGCATTTGATGTTTCCCCTTTCGCTGGTGCTGTTTGAATTCGCCACCTATATCGCACACGATATGATCCAGCCCGGCATGCTGCTGGTGACCAGCGAATTCCATGTTGGAGCCGAGTGGGTCTCCACCTCGCTGACCGCCTATCTGATCGGCGGTATCCTGCTGCAATGGCTGCTTGGCCCGCTCTCCGATAAATATGGCCGTCGCCCGGTAATGCTGGCGGGCGTACTGTTTTTTATCGTCTGCTGCGCGATGACGCACTGGGTCGCTTCGATCGAGCAGTTCGTCGCCCTGCGTTTTTTCCAGGGCGCCAGCCTCTGCTTTATCGGCGCGGTGGGCTACGCCGCCATTCAGGAAGCCTTTGACGAAGCGCGCAGCGTGCGCATTATGGCGCTGATGGCGAACGTCGCCCTGCTGGCGCCGCTGGCCGGGCCGCTGGCGGGCGCCGCGTTTCTTACCGTGGGCGACTGGCGCACCATGTTCTGGCTATTCGCCCTTCTTGCCGCCGTGGCGCTGATCGGTCTCTGGCGCGCGATGCCTGAAACCGCAGGCGACCGCAGCGTTTCCATCAGTCTGAAAAGCCTGGGACGCGCCTATCTGGCGCTGGCGCGCGATCGGCAGGTGATGAGCGGCTCGCTGGCGATTGGCCTGGTGTTTATTCCGATCCTCGCCTGGGTCGCCCTGTCGCCGGTGATCCTGATTCATGATGAAGGATTGACGCGCATGGACTATGCGCTGCTGCAGCTGCCGGTGTTCCTGGCGATGATAGCCGGCAACCTGACGCTGAGTCGGCTGGCGAGCCGCCTGCCGATTGAAGGGCCGCTGCGCTTCGGCGCCTGGCCAATTCTTGCTGGCTTAATGCTGGCGACGCTCACCTCGATTATCGATCGTCACAGTTATCTGTGGCTGACCGCCGGGCTGAGCATTTATGCCTGGGGCGCGGGGATGGTGAACGCCGGACTCTATCGTCTGACGCTCTTTTCCAGCACCGCGGGCAAAGGCAGCGTCGCCGCGATGTTAGGCATGGTGAGCATTCTGGCGTTTGCGCTGGGGATTGAGCTGTCGAAATATGGCTATTTTCACGGCGGCGCCGCCTGGTTCAGTCTGATCAATCTGGCGAGCGGCCTGCTGTGGCTGGTGCTGGTGACCGCATTCCTGCGCGAACGCAAGCGTCGCAGCAAAATCGACCCAGCCTGA
- a CDS encoding pyridoxal phosphate-dependent decarboxylase family protein: protein MGLVSATTQNSTPADRNAACASSATFFFNEAQLEQYAQQTLSALALVRQQLQQTEKPFSGILPHELAPALRAIDLDAPLGDEQAALEELSEVYLRDAVWFHHPKYVAHLNCPVVLPSLLAEQIMSAVNSSVDTWDQSAGGTLIEQKVIDWTLQRIGLPAGSDGIFTSGGTQSNLMAMLLARDSWCARQHPGHLIKQRGLPPEAGKWRIFTSKMSHFSIQKSTAILGLGYDAVIAVDHDDHYRMDAAKLEQAIQQCRQQGLIPIAVVATAGTTDFGSIDPLRAISDICHHYQLWMHVDAAYGCGLLVSPLHRQRLQGIERADSVTVDYHKSFFQTVSCGAFFVRESQHLGHVTVHADYLNPLSAQQEGTPNLVNKSIQTTRRFDALKMWMTLRIMGAQQLGEAFDSVLALAQQTHRLLQAHPAIEVLHAPELTTQVFRFIPRPGLSDEITDEINAQIRKALFRSGNAVVAGTKVNGRQYLKFTLLNPATRVADMEDVIALITHYGRELSHNLSLNAANQ from the coding sequence ATGGGATTGGTTTCCGCAACAACACAAAATAGCACGCCAGCAGATCGCAATGCCGCCTGCGCCAGCAGCGCAACATTTTTTTTCAATGAGGCGCAGCTGGAACAGTATGCACAGCAGACCCTGAGCGCGCTGGCTTTGGTCCGCCAGCAGCTGCAGCAAACTGAAAAGCCATTTAGCGGCATTTTGCCGCACGAGCTGGCGCCGGCGCTGCGCGCTATCGATCTTGATGCGCCGCTGGGCGACGAGCAGGCGGCGCTGGAAGAATTATCTGAAGTTTATCTGCGCGACGCCGTCTGGTTCCACCATCCTAAATATGTGGCGCATCTCAACTGCCCTGTCGTTCTGCCCTCGCTGCTGGCGGAACAGATCATGAGCGCGGTGAACAGCTCGGTGGATACCTGGGATCAGAGCGCCGGCGGCACGCTGATCGAGCAGAAGGTGATCGACTGGACGCTACAACGCATCGGCCTGCCCGCCGGCTCAGACGGTATTTTCACCAGCGGCGGCACCCAGTCCAACCTGATGGCGATGCTGCTGGCGCGTGACAGCTGGTGCGCGCGTCAGCATCCGGGCCACCTGATCAAGCAGCGCGGTCTGCCGCCGGAAGCCGGCAAGTGGCGAATTTTTACCTCAAAGATGAGCCACTTCAGCATTCAGAAATCGACCGCGATTCTGGGCCTTGGCTACGACGCGGTGATCGCCGTCGATCATGACGACCATTACCGCATGGACGCCGCCAAACTTGAGCAGGCGATCCAGCAGTGCCGCCAGCAGGGGCTGATCCCGATTGCGGTGGTCGCCACGGCGGGCACCACCGACTTTGGCAGCATCGATCCGCTGCGGGCGATAAGCGATATCTGCCATCACTATCAGCTGTGGATGCACGTCGACGCCGCTTACGGCTGCGGCCTGCTGGTGTCGCCGCTGCATCGCCAGCGTTTGCAGGGCATCGAACGCGCCGACTCCGTGACCGTCGATTACCACAAATCCTTTTTCCAGACCGTCAGCTGCGGCGCTTTTTTTGTGCGCGAAAGCCAGCATCTTGGTCACGTTACGGTGCATGCCGACTACCTTAACCCGCTCAGCGCGCAGCAGGAAGGTACACCCAACCTGGTGAACAAGAGTATCCAGACCACGCGCCGCTTCGACGCGCTGAAAATGTGGATGACACTGCGCATTATGGGCGCGCAGCAGCTGGGCGAAGCCTTTGACAGCGTGCTGGCGCTGGCGCAGCAAACCCACCGCCTGCTACAGGCGCATCCGGCGATTGAAGTGCTGCACGCGCCGGAGCTGACCACCCAGGTCTTCCGCTTTATTCCGCGTCCGGGCCTCAGCGACGAGATCACTGACGAAATCAACGCGCAGATCCGCAAAGCGCTGTTCCGCTCCGGCAACGCGGTCGTGGCGGGCACCAAAGTGAACGGTCGTCAGTACCTGAAATTCACCCTGCTCAATCCGGCTACCCGCGTCGCCGACATGGAAGATGTGATCGCCCTGATCACCCACTATGGGCGCGAGCTGTCGCACAACCTGTCACTCAACGCAGCGAATCAGTAA
- a CDS encoding lysine N(6)-hydroxylase/L-ornithine N(5)-oxygenase family protein, which produces MNDTIYDFIGIGVGPFNLSLACLTAPLNEINGLFLDQNPGFDWHTGMMLESAHLQTPFMADLVTLADPTSRFSLLNYMKQKGKLYSFYIRESFFLMRKEYNQYCQWACSQLDNLRWNTRVEYASYDEGRACYQLHTVDTRSGERRTWLTRKLVLGTGPVSWLPECSRPLRDRVVHSSDYLVNKAKLQAQRSITVLGSGQSAAEIFYDLLSDIDQYDYQLNWITRAPRFYPLEYTRLTLEMTSPEWIDYFHALPPDKRDQLNASHKNLFKGINSSLINDIYDLMYIKQLDGDLKVRLFTNSALTGLRRLPNDELELSLHQREQDQHYTRRTEGLVMATGYHYQSPQFIEGIASRLRWDEKGRYDVQRNYSIDRHNAVFVQNAELHTHGFVTPDLGMACYRNSVLIREIAGREIYPIEQRIAFQTFPAETEL; this is translated from the coding sequence ATGAACGACACCATTTATGACTTTATCGGCATCGGCGTCGGTCCGTTTAACCTCAGCCTCGCCTGTCTTACGGCGCCGCTGAATGAGATCAACGGCCTGTTTCTCGATCAGAACCCCGGCTTTGACTGGCACACAGGCATGATGCTGGAGAGCGCGCATCTGCAAACGCCGTTTATGGCCGATCTGGTGACGCTGGCCGATCCCACCAGCCGCTTCAGCCTGCTGAACTATATGAAGCAGAAAGGAAAGCTTTACAGCTTCTATATCCGTGAAAGCTTTTTCCTGATGCGCAAAGAGTATAACCAGTACTGCCAGTGGGCCTGCTCGCAGTTGGACAACCTGCGCTGGAACACGCGCGTGGAGTACGCCAGCTACGATGAAGGCCGCGCCTGCTATCAGCTGCACACCGTCGATACCCGCAGCGGCGAACGCCGCACCTGGCTGACGCGCAAGCTGGTGCTGGGCACCGGCCCGGTCTCCTGGCTGCCGGAGTGCAGCCGTCCGCTGCGCGATCGGGTGGTGCATTCCAGCGACTACCTGGTCAACAAAGCGAAGCTGCAGGCGCAGCGCTCAATCACCGTGCTGGGCAGCGGCCAGAGCGCGGCGGAAATTTTCTACGATCTGCTGAGCGACATCGACCAGTACGACTATCAGCTGAACTGGATCACGCGCGCGCCGCGTTTCTATCCGCTGGAGTACACCAGGCTGACGCTGGAGATGACCTCGCCGGAGTGGATCGACTATTTCCACGCCCTGCCTCCTGACAAGCGCGACCAGCTGAATGCGAGTCATAAAAACCTGTTTAAAGGCATCAACAGCAGCCTGATTAACGATATTTACGACCTGATGTACATCAAGCAGCTGGATGGCGACCTCAAGGTGCGGCTGTTCACCAACTCGGCGCTTACCGGTCTGCGCCGTCTGCCGAACGATGAGCTGGAGCTGTCGCTGCATCAGCGCGAGCAGGATCAGCACTATACCCGTCGCACTGAAGGGCTGGTGATGGCGACCGGCTATCACTATCAATCGCCGCAGTTTATCGAAGGCATCGCCAGTCGCCTGCGCTGGGATGAAAAGGGACGCTACGACGTGCAGCGCAACTACAGCATCGATCGTCATAACGCGGTGTTCGTGCAGAACGCTGAACTGCATACGCACGGTTTCGTGACGCCCGATCTCGGCATGGCCTGCTACCGCAACTCGGTGCTGATCCGCGAGATCGCCGGACGCGAAATCTATCCGATCGAGCAGCGCATCGCCTTCCAGACCTTCCCGGCAGAGACGGAGCTGTAA
- a CDS encoding GNAT family N-acetyltransferase codes for MTTLYQCTRPAGEFTLRPMTAADVPLIHRWVTQDYARFWGMQNDTLEQVAAFYQQLTADNPQAAIIGLCNGEPVFLMECYQAQQDEVGKHYPARPDDYGMHILIAPAEKPVAQFSWQVFSTVMDYLFSLPQVRRVVVEPDVRNEKIHRLNQRAGFRYQHTIDMGHKTAWLAFCQREDYQHAQQQEQSPMTTSTSLAHGHHLTGDNWALANRLLVRKAIAEFAHEKLIAPQPDGRDGWLLAVPDGEAVYRFRARRLALDHWQIDADSLEKSENGVPHTLDALQFIIEFRQQIGIPAAMLAIYMEEITSTLCSSVYKLQKGNPDSAALVKADFQTVEASMTEGHPCFVANNGRIGFDARDYLAWAPEAAAPIRLIWVAVHTRNAHFSSLDTLSYQRLMQEELGDSTLAAFNDRLRALAVDPQDYLFMPVHPWQWQNKLLTVFAPDIAARDIIWLGEGEDTYQAQQSIRTFFNRSQPTKRYVKTALSVLNMGFMRGLSPYYMATTPAVNQWLESVVSQDAWLKRCDFRILREVAAIGYHNRYYERAIQGDSAWKKMFAALWRDNPVAQLKPGQRLMTMASLLHIDQYQQPLLPALIADSGLAPEAWIDRYLTCYLSPLLHCFYQHDIVFMPHGENLILLLENNVPVSAYMKDIGEEIAVLNPDAILPEKAQRLAVDVPDNLKILSIFTDVFDCIFRFVSAILDDSGTLPEARFWQRVAQCVHDYQQAHPQLASKFARYDLFAPTFALSCLNRLQLANNQQMINLSDPAENLKFAGELTNPIAVYAHQE; via the coding sequence ATGACGACGTTATATCAATGCACTCGTCCGGCCGGCGAATTTACCCTGCGGCCGATGACCGCCGCAGACGTCCCGCTGATCCACCGCTGGGTGACGCAGGACTACGCCCGCTTCTGGGGAATGCAGAACGATACGCTGGAACAGGTCGCCGCCTTCTATCAGCAGCTGACCGCCGACAATCCGCAGGCGGCGATTATCGGCCTCTGCAACGGCGAGCCGGTTTTCCTGATGGAATGTTATCAGGCACAGCAGGATGAGGTGGGCAAACACTATCCGGCGCGCCCTGACGATTACGGGATGCATATCCTGATCGCGCCGGCGGAAAAGCCTGTCGCACAGTTCAGCTGGCAGGTGTTCAGTACGGTAATGGATTACCTGTTCAGCCTGCCGCAGGTGCGGCGCGTGGTGGTTGAGCCGGACGTACGCAATGAGAAGATCCATCGTCTGAACCAGCGCGCCGGTTTCCGCTACCAGCACACCATCGATATGGGACATAAAACCGCGTGGCTCGCCTTCTGCCAGCGCGAAGATTATCAGCATGCTCAACAGCAGGAACAATCACCAATGACGACATCTACCTCCCTCGCGCACGGCCACCACCTTACCGGCGACAACTGGGCGCTGGCTAACCGGCTGCTGGTGCGCAAGGCAATAGCCGAGTTCGCCCATGAAAAACTGATCGCCCCGCAGCCCGATGGTCGCGACGGCTGGCTGCTGGCGGTACCGGACGGAGAAGCGGTTTATCGATTCCGCGCCCGCAGGCTGGCGCTCGATCACTGGCAGATCGACGCCGATTCGCTGGAAAAAAGCGAAAACGGCGTGCCGCACACGCTGGACGCGCTGCAATTTATTATCGAGTTCAGACAACAGATCGGCATCCCCGCCGCCATGCTGGCGATCTATATGGAAGAGATCACCAGTACGCTGTGCAGCAGCGTCTATAAGCTGCAAAAAGGCAACCCGGATAGCGCGGCGCTGGTGAAGGCGGATTTCCAGACGGTGGAAGCCTCGATGACCGAAGGGCATCCCTGCTTTGTCGCCAACAACGGCCGCATCGGCTTCGATGCGCGCGACTATCTCGCCTGGGCGCCGGAGGCGGCCGCGCCGATCCGTCTAATCTGGGTGGCGGTGCATACGCGCAACGCCCACTTCTCCAGTCTGGATACGCTGAGCTACCAGCGGCTGATGCAGGAGGAACTGGGCGACAGCACGCTGGCGGCGTTTAACGATCGGCTGCGCGCGCTGGCGGTCGATCCGCAGGATTATCTGTTTATGCCGGTGCATCCCTGGCAGTGGCAGAACAAGCTGTTGACGGTGTTCGCGCCCGATATCGCCGCGCGCGACATTATCTGGCTGGGCGAAGGCGAAGATACATATCAGGCGCAGCAGTCGATCCGCACCTTCTTTAACCGTAGCCAGCCGACGAAGCGCTATGTGAAAACCGCGCTGTCGGTGCTGAATATGGGCTTTATGCGCGGGCTGTCGCCTTACTACATGGCCACTACGCCAGCGGTCAATCAGTGGCTGGAGAGCGTCGTCAGCCAGGATGCCTGGCTGAAGCGGTGCGATTTCCGCATCCTGCGCGAAGTGGCGGCCATCGGCTACCACAACCGCTACTATGAACGCGCCATTCAGGGCGATTCCGCCTGGAAAAAGATGTTCGCCGCGCTGTGGCGCGATAATCCGGTCGCGCAGCTTAAGCCGGGCCAGCGTCTGATGACCATGGCGTCGCTGCTGCATATCGATCAGTATCAACAGCCGCTGCTGCCGGCCCTGATCGCCGATTCCGGTCTGGCCCCGGAGGCATGGATCGATCGCTACCTGACCTGCTATCTCAGCCCATTGCTGCACTGTTTCTATCAGCACGATATCGTGTTTATGCCGCACGGCGAAAACCTGATCCTGCTGCTGGAGAACAACGTGCCGGTCAGCGCGTATATGAAGGATATCGGCGAGGAGATCGCGGTGCTGAACCCGGACGCGATACTGCCGGAGAAGGCGCAGCGGCTGGCGGTAGACGTACCGGACAACCTGAAGATCCTCTCCATCTTCACCGACGTCTTCGACTGTATTTTCCGCTTCGTGTCGGCGATTCTGGACGACAGCGGCACATTGCCGGAGGCGCGTTTCTGGCAGCGCGTGGCGCAGTGCGTGCATGACTATCAGCAGGCGCATCCGCAGCTGGCGAGCAAGTTCGCCCGCTACGATCTTTTTGCGCCCACTTTCGCCCTCTCCTGTCTGAACCGGCTACAGCTGGCGAACAATCAGCAGATGATCAACCTGTCCGATCCGGCGGAAAATCTGAAGTTCGCTGGCGAGCTGACGAACCCGATAGCCGTTTACGCGCATCAAGAATAA
- the lpxM gene encoding lauroyl-Kdo(2)-lipid IV(A) myristoyltransferase (LpxM is lauroyl-Kdo(2)-lipid IV(A) myristoyltransferase, an enzyme characterized in Escherichia coli and involved in biosynthesis of the form of lipid A found in that species and some closely related species.): protein METSKKKSNIEFIPVFQKSFLLPKYWGAWLGIGAFAGMALLPPALRDPILGAAGRLAGRLAKSARRRAQINLLYCLPERSEAEREAIIDEMFATAPQSMVMMAELALRNPERVRERVRWHGKEIIEAMQANKENVIFLVPHGWAVDIPAMLLASEGQMMAAMFHNQSNQLFDYIWNRVRRRFGGRMHARNDGIKPFISSVRQGYWGYYLPDQDHGAEHSEFVDFFATYKATLPAVGRLMKVCRARVVPLFPVYNGKTHQLDIFIRPPMDDLLEADDHTLARRMNEEVEIFVRPNPEQYTWILKLLKTRREGEIEPYKRKELFPRKK, encoded by the coding sequence ATGGAAACCAGCAAGAAAAAAAGCAATATCGAATTTATTCCCGTCTTTCAGAAGTCCTTTCTGTTGCCGAAATACTGGGGCGCCTGGCTGGGCATCGGCGCGTTTGCCGGTATGGCGTTGCTGCCGCCGGCGCTGCGCGATCCCATTCTTGGCGCGGCCGGTCGTCTGGCTGGACGCCTGGCGAAAAGCGCTCGCCGTCGTGCGCAAATTAATCTGCTTTACTGTCTGCCGGAACGCTCTGAAGCGGAGCGCGAGGCGATTATTGATGAGATGTTCGCCACCGCGCCGCAGTCGATGGTAATGATGGCCGAGCTGGCGCTGCGCAACCCGGAGCGGGTGCGCGAACGCGTGCGCTGGCACGGAAAAGAGATCATCGAGGCGATGCAGGCGAATAAAGAGAATGTCATTTTTCTGGTGCCGCACGGCTGGGCGGTAGATATCCCGGCGATGCTGCTTGCCTCGGAAGGGCAGATGATGGCGGCGATGTTCCATAATCAAAGCAATCAGCTTTTCGACTATATCTGGAACCGCGTGCGTCGCCGTTTTGGCGGCCGCATGCACGCCCGCAACGACGGCATCAAACCTTTTATCAGCTCGGTGCGTCAGGGTTACTGGGGCTACTATCTGCCCGACCAGGATCATGGCGCGGAGCACAGCGAATTCGTCGATTTCTTCGCGACCTATAAAGCGACGCTGCCGGCGGTGGGCCGCCTGATGAAGGTGTGCCGCGCACGCGTGGTGCCGCTGTTCCCGGTCTATAACGGCAAAACGCATCAGCTTGATATTTTTATCCGCCCGCCGATGGACGATCTGCTGGAGGCGGACGACCACACGCTGGCGCGCCGGATGAATGAAGAGGTGGAGATTTTTGTGCGTCCGAACCCTGAACAATATACCTGGATTCTCAAGCTGCTGAAAACGCGACGCGAAGGAGAAATTGAACCCTATAAGCGTAAAGAGCTGTTTCCGCGCAAAAAATAA
- the pyk gene encoding pyruvate kinase, whose translation MTRRLRRTKIVTTLGPATDRDNNLEKIIAAGANVVRLNFSHGTPEDHQLRADKVRDIAARLGRHVAILGDLQGPKIRVSTFKEGKIFLSVGDRFLLDASLGKGEGDKEKVGIDYKGLPEDVVPGDVLLLDDGRVQLKVLEVRDSKVFTEVTVGGPLSNNKGINKLGGGLSAEALTEKDKADILTAAKIGVDYLAVSFPRCGEDLNYARRLAQEAGSDAKIVAKVERAEAVSTQAAMDDIILASDVVMVARGDLGVEIGDPELVGIQKALIRRARQLNRAVITATQMMESMITNPMPTRAEVMDVANAVLDGTDAVMLSAETAAGQYPAETVSAMAKVCLGAEKVPSINVSKHRLEVQFDNVEEAIAMSAMYAANHLQGVTAIITMTESGRTALMTSRITSGLPIFAMSRHERTLNLTALYRGVTPVYFDSNNDGVAAAHDAINLLRDKGFLVSGDLVIVTQGDVMGTTGTTNTSRVLLVD comes from the coding sequence ATGACCCGACGTCTCAGAAGAACCAAGATCGTTACCACTTTAGGCCCTGCTACCGACCGCGATAACAACCTGGAAAAGATTATTGCCGCCGGGGCTAACGTAGTGCGACTGAACTTCTCACACGGCACGCCAGAGGATCATCAGCTGCGTGCGGATAAAGTACGCGACATCGCCGCCCGTCTGGGCCGCCACGTCGCCATCCTTGGCGACCTGCAGGGACCGAAAATCCGGGTGTCGACCTTTAAAGAAGGCAAAATTTTCCTCAGCGTCGGCGATCGTTTTCTGCTCGACGCCAGCCTGGGCAAGGGCGAAGGCGATAAAGAGAAAGTCGGCATCGATTATAAAGGCCTGCCGGAAGATGTGGTGCCGGGCGACGTGCTGCTGCTTGACGATGGCCGCGTTCAGCTAAAAGTGCTGGAAGTGCGCGACAGCAAAGTTTTTACCGAAGTCACGGTCGGCGGCCCGCTTTCCAATAATAAAGGCATCAACAAGCTGGGCGGCGGCCTTTCCGCCGAGGCGCTGACCGAAAAAGACAAAGCGGACATTCTCACCGCGGCGAAAATCGGCGTCGATTATCTGGCCGTCTCCTTCCCGCGCTGCGGCGAAGATCTCAATTACGCGCGCCGCCTGGCGCAGGAAGCAGGCAGCGATGCGAAAATCGTGGCGAAAGTGGAGCGCGCCGAAGCGGTCTCTACCCAGGCGGCGATGGATGACATTATCCTGGCGTCCGACGTGGTGATGGTGGCGCGCGGCGATCTGGGCGTGGAAATTGGCGACCCTGAACTGGTCGGCATCCAGAAGGCGCTGATCCGCCGCGCACGTCAGCTGAATCGCGCGGTGATTACCGCCACGCAGATGATGGAATCGATGATCACCAATCCAATGCCGACGCGCGCCGAAGTCATGGACGTGGCGAACGCCGTACTGGACGGCACCGATGCGGTGATGCTCTCGGCGGAAACCGCCGCCGGTCAGTATCCGGCAGAAACCGTCAGCGCGATGGCGAAAGTCTGTCTTGGCGCGGAGAAAGTGCCCAGTATCAACGTCTCGAAGCACCGTCTGGAAGTGCAGTTCGATAACGTTGAAGAAGCGATTGCGATGTCGGCGATGTATGCCGCCAACCATTTACAGGGCGTCACGGCGATTATCACCATGACCGAATCAGGGCGCACCGCGTTGATGACTTCGCGCATCACCTCCGGCTTGCCGATCTTCGCGATGTCGCGTCACGAGCGTACGCTGAACCTGACGGCGCTCTATCGCGGCGTCACGCCGGTCTACTTCGACAGCAATAACGACGGCGTGGCCGCAGCGCACGATGCGATTAACCTGCTGCGCGACAAGGGTTTCCTGGTCTCCGGCGATCTGGTTATCGTTACCCAGGGCGACGTGATGGGCACCACCGGCACCACCAATACCAGCCGCGTGCTGCTGGTCGATTAA